The genomic DNA GTATAAACTTATGGTTATGGAGATCAGAGACAATATCAGTTCTGAGGATCGGGATGGCTCGCATAGGCCAGTTCGCGCAGTACATCGACCGCGAGGAGGACATCTTCCCTGCGACAGTCGAACTGCCCGACCTGGAAGCGAATGACGAATTGTCCTTCATGGATCGTCTGCGTCAGGTAGATACGGCCGTCATCATTGACCGCGCGGAGCAGGCGTTCGGTGGCGTCGTTGGCGTTTTCACCGTCGGGGGCGTACTGGAACGTGAAGAGCGAAAGGTGGCAGTCCGTTATCAGGCGAAAGCCGTCCAGAGATGCGATCGCGGCGGCGGCCTCCTCAGCCCAGGCAATGTGGTTCCGGATGCGCTGTCGGAGGTCTTTGAGGCCGTGGGCGCGAAGCAGGAACCAGAGTTTTAAGGCTCGAAATCGGCGTCCCAGGGGGATCGTCCACTCGCTGTAATTGGTGATCTCGGTTTGACCGAGGGTCTGCAGATAATCCGGACGGATGCCGAGGGTGCGAACCTGTGGTTCCGGGTCCGCGAGAAACTGGATTGAGCAGTCGAACTGCGCACCGAGCCACTTGTGGGGATTGAAGGCAATACTGTCGGCTTCCTCGACGCCCTCCCACAACTTCCGTAGCTCGGGACAGATCATCGCGGAACCGGCCCACGCGGCGTCGATGTGGACGTAGAGATCATGCTCTCGTGCCACTTCTATGGTCTGGCGCACATGGTCGGATGCGCCAATTGATGTGCCTCCAACACAGAGGACGATACCGGCCGGAAGAAAACCCGCGGCGCGATCTGCGTTGATCGCCCGGCGGAGCGCCTCCGGGTCGAGTGCCCAGGAACCATCGGTCGGGACTTTGACCAGATTCCGTTGGCCGATACCGGCGATGCGAATCGCCTTGTCAACCGACGAATGGGTCTCTGGCGATGCGTAGATCCGGAGTTGTTTCTCTCCTGCTATTCCAGAATCGATCCCGCGCCAGCCGAGTGTGCGCTCGCGCATCGCCAGTACGGCGCAGACATTTGCCGACGTTGCCGTATCCTGGATAACCCCCTGAAATCCTTCTGGTAGCCCGAGTGCCTGGCGCATCCAGTCAACCATCCGAGTTTCAATCTCCGTAGCTGCGGGTGAGGTCTGCCAGAGCATGCACTGGGCAGCCATGACCGCCGTCAAATTTTCGGCGATCATCGAAACCGGCGCAGCGTTGGCGCTGAAGTACGCAAAAAAGCGCCGGTGTTGCCAATGCGTCATGCCGTCCGGCACAATGCGCTCAAAGTCGGCGAAGATCGTCTCCATGCCTGCAGGCTCTTCCGGTGGCGATAGAGGCAGCATCGCAGCGATCTCGCCCGGTTCAGTCTGCGCCCGAACGGGCCGTTCTTCGAGCGTGGTCAGGTATTCGGTGCCCCACCGTGCAGCTCGTTCAGCCCATTGATAGTAGTCTTCTCGTTTCAATGCATTACATCCAGGTTTTTAGAAATCCAGTTCTTCAAAGGTAATCGCTGACGTCCATTTCAGGATATGCGTTCTTTATCAGTTCAACGGCGGTGGGTGTGTACATTGCGTCACCGGGTTTCGGCCAGCCGAAGAGACTGCGAACCCTCGATGTCGTTTTGCCCAAAAAGGGTTTCAAGCGCCGAATCACTTCAGCTTCCCTTTTTCCGGTCGATGTCCAGGGCATGGTGTCTCTGCGTCCTATTGAAAAGAAGATGACGGCGCGTTGCCTGTCCTTGTCTGCAAAAGGTTGCGCTGCGTGTGGCGTGTGTCCACTGTAGAAGAGAACGCTGCCAGCTTTCCCGGTGATTGAGACGGGTTCTTGTGCGTGAAGAATTTTGCGGATATCGGCAAAGCGGTAGGAGTGAGGTACCTTGCGGATGTCGCCAAAGCCCAGGCCGTCGTCCTCAATCACACGCAAGATATCGCCCATTTTGTCGTGTACTCCTGGGACCAACCGAACAGGCGCACAATCTTCATCAATATCGTCCAGAAAGACCCAGGCCTGAATATGGCCATATCGCTGCCAATCCGGGTGAGGGGGAATAAAGGGTTTGGCCCAATCCAGGTGAAATTCGATTTCCGGCTTTGTTGGGGCCTTTCTATCTATTCTGCCGTTTCGGATATAGACGTAACCATGATGGTAATGTATATCAGGCGTATCCAGAAGTTGTTCCAGAGCATCCAGAAAAGGGTCGTGTTCCAGGACCTGGTCAATGACTCCTACCCCTGTTGGAATGTCACAGAACTCCGCTCTGGGACCGGCCATCCCGAGACCTGCTCCGGGCAGTCTCAGCTCATTCTCAAGGTCGGGATTGGCTTTCAATTCGGCAATGAACTCGGAAAAAGACTTTCCATAAGCATTTTTTTCCGCGGCCTCAAGCATCTCTGACAAGTGGTTGGCCGAGAACAGATCCGGGACTAAGAGGTAGCCCTCTTTTTGATAAGACTCACACTGTTGTGGCGTCAGCATTTTCGATCTCCTTTAATAAATCGTCTAAATTTCATCGTCATCCAGAGCGCGCTGCCCTTCAAACGGTCCCCAGTGAATACGCG from Gemmatimonadota bacterium includes the following:
- a CDS encoding pyridoxal-dependent decarboxylase codes for the protein MKREDYYQWAERAARWGTEYLTTLEERPVRAQTEPGEIAAMLPLSPPEEPAGMETIFADFERIVPDGMTHWQHRRFFAYFSANAAPVSMIAENLTAVMAAQCMLWQTSPAATEIETRMVDWMRQALGLPEGFQGVIQDTATSANVCAVLAMRERTLGWRGIDSGIAGEKQLRIYASPETHSSVDKAIRIAGIGQRNLVKVPTDGSWALDPEALRRAINADRAAGFLPAGIVLCVGGTSIGASDHVRQTIEVAREHDLYVHIDAAWAGSAMICPELRKLWEGVEEADSIAFNPHKWLGAQFDCSIQFLADPEPQVRTLGIRPDYLQTLGQTEITNYSEWTIPLGRRFRALKLWFLLRAHGLKDLRQRIRNHIAWAEEAAAAIASLDGFRLITDCHLSLFTFQYAPDGENANDATERLLRAVNDDGRIYLTQTIHEGQFVIRFQVGQFDCRREDVLLAVDVLRELAYASHPDPQN
- a CDS encoding phytanoyl-CoA dioxygenase family protein, whose protein sequence is MLTPQQCESYQKEGYLLVPDLFSANHLSEMLEAAEKNAYGKSFSEFIAELKANPDLENELRLPGAGLGMAGPRAEFCDIPTGVGVIDQVLEHDPFLDALEQLLDTPDIHYHHGYVYIRNGRIDRKAPTKPEIEFHLDWAKPFIPPHPDWQRYGHIQAWVFLDDIDEDCAPVRLVPGVHDKMGDILRVIEDDGLGFGDIRKVPHSYRFADIRKILHAQEPVSITGKAGSVLFYSGHTPHAAQPFADKDRQRAVIFFSIGRRDTMPWTSTGKREAEVIRRLKPFLGKTTSRVRSLFGWPKPGDAMYTPTAVELIKNAYPEMDVSDYL